One genomic segment of Carassius carassius chromosome 21, fCarCar2.1, whole genome shotgun sequence includes these proteins:
- the pqbp1 gene encoding polyglutamine-binding protein 1 — translation MPLPPALLARLAKRGIVKQSDHEAEEEIIAEDYDDNNVDYEATRLENLPANWYKVFDPTCGLPYYWNVETDLVSWLSPNDPTAVITKAVKKQKGETGHDKADNHYEKAERDRDRDRERDRERERERDRDKEDGRDRDRDRDRDRERDRRMRRDDSAPYSKSKRGGPGGGRKPQQEEMDPMDPSAYSDAPRGLWSTGLPKRNEAKTGADTTAAGPLFQQRPYPSPGAVLRANAQNTRRLEEDDDDDDDDD, via the exons aTGCCTCTGCCTCCAGCTTTACTTGCACGCCTCGCCAAAAGAGGAATCGTCAAACAGTCCGACCACG agGCTGAAGAGGAGATCATCGCTGAAGACTATGATGATAACAACGTTGATTATGAAGCTACCAGGCTTGAAAATTTACCAGCGAATTGGTACAAAGTTTTTGACCCCACTTG TGGACTTCCTTACTACTGGAATGTAGAGACAGATTTAGTGTCCTGGTTGTCCCCCAATGACCCGACTGCTGTCATCACCAAAGCCGTTAAGAAGCAGAAAG GTGAGACTGGACATGACAAAGCAGACAATCACTATGAGAAGGCAGAGAGAGACCGGGATCGAGACCGAGAGAGGGACAGAGAGCGCGAGCGTGAGCGGGACCGAGACAAGGAGGACGGACGGGACAGAGATCGAGAtcgagacagagacagagagcgtGACAGACGGATGCGGAGAGATGACAGTGCACCATATAGCAAATCAAAGAGGG GAGGACCAGGAGGTGGTCGTAAACCACAGCAGGAGGAAATGGATCCTATGGATCCCAGCGCCTATTCGGATGCTCCAAG GGGCTTATGGTCCACCGGTCTCCCCAAACGCAATGAGGCAAAGACAGGAGCGgacaccacagcagcaggacCCCTGTTCCAGCAGAGGCCATACCCCAGTCCCGGAGCCGTTCTGAGAGCAAACGCTCAGAACACAAGACGCTTggaagaggatgatgatgatgacgacgacgaCGACTGA